The nucleotide sequence TAAGATTTTGTGCATAATAAAAATAGACGAGCATAATACTCGTCTATTTTTTTATCAGTATTATTTCAGTGCTTTTAACGCATCATCATAATTGGGTTCAGTTGTAATTTCATCAACCAACTGGGTGTAGATAACCATGTTATTTTCATCTAAAACAATCACTGCTCGGCTTGTTAAGCCAGCTAATGGACCTGATGTAATTGCAACACCGTAGTTTTCTTTAAATTCAGCACCACGCATTGTAGATAATGTCACAACGTTATCTAAGCCTTCCGCGCCACAAAAACGCGCTTGAGCAAAAGGTAAATCAGCTGAAATACATAAAACAACCGTGTTATTCAATTCATTTGCAACTTTGTTAAATTGGCGAACACTTGCAGCACAAACACCAGTATCTAC is from Proteus columbae and encodes:
- the tpx gene encoding thiol peroxidase, translated to MAHQVTLQGNAVALSGNFPAVGQKAADFSLVGKDLNDVSLANFAGKRKVLNIFPSVDTGVCAASVRQFNKVANELNNTVVLCISADLPFAQARFCGAEGLDNVVTLSTMRGAEFKENYGVAITSGPLAGLTSRAVIVLDENNMVIYTQLVDEITTEPNYDDALKALK